CATTGGCATCGATTATATATATTTCCTTGTTTGTCAGATGGGCAAGGTTTTTAAACATATTAACTACCTTTTCATCATTTAATGAAGTTATTGTACCAGCGTATTTTTCTGATAAACTCTCTATTTCCTCTTGTGCCTGACTATAATAAAAGTTCGTAAAAATTTGATTAGCTACATATCCGAGCGGTAATAATACGATCAAAAACAACACCATAATCGTACCGCCAAATTTGAATACAATTTTATTCATATCATGTATGATCCTCTGGTGTGCCAAATTTGTATCCAACACCCCAAACTGTTTTTATTGGATTATAGGGCAGACCGGCTTTTCTAAGCTTTTCCCGGATATTTTTCACATGTGTGTCTACAGCGCGTAAATCACGAAATTCATGTTGAAACCAGATTTTATCTAATACTATCTCTCGAGTAAATACTCTTTTTGGCTGCTTCGCTACAGTAGAAAGAATATCGAATTCCTTTGGTGTTAACTCGATGGAAACACCGTTAACCAAAACCTCTCTATTTTCACTATTAATTAATATACCCTCAAAGCGTAGGGTGTGTTCTGTCTCCATATTTTTAATTGTGTTGCGACGTAATAGCGCATTGACACGGGCTGCTAACTCTTCAGGCGCAAATGGCTTCACCAAATAATCATCTGCCCCAATGGTCAAACCTTGAACACGGTCCTTAACATCACTACGTGCAGTCAACATCAATATGGGCATTTGTTTAGTCTTTCGAATTCTGGAACAAACTTCCCAGCCGTCAATATCCGGAAGCATGATATCCAAAACCATCAAATCATAAGGCCTCTCCTCCACCATCTTTAACGCCTCATTCCCATCCTTTGCCTCATCAATTTGGGCATTTTCTTTAGTCAAATAGATTTTAATCAAGTTCCTCATATTCCATTCGTCATCCACAACCAGAATTCTACTTTTCATACTCACCCTACCTTTACGACTTTAATGGGAAATAGCAACACCTTCATCTACACGTTGATTCCACGTATTTCCTTTATCGCTAGACATGTAGATATCCCTATTATTTGTAGCAAATACGAATTCATTGCTGTTTACTGGATTTTGTTTGAAATAGGTTATAGCGTCTTCACCCAAGTCAGGAACATTTAATTCAACCGTTTCATTTGTTGATAAATTAATTTGAAAAAGGTTCATTTTATCAGTCTTGGTTGCCACCAACAAATTGTTCTTATGTCCAAAGGAAACTGCTGATACGGCACCTGAAACAGATAATTTTTCAAATTGATTACCATGATTCTCGGATAGGAAAACTCCCTGGTCCGTCCCGATTGCCACCACACCTTTTTTAGTTGGATGGGCCGCTAATGTACCTGCTTGTCCTTCAAGCCCCGCTAGTTCAGCTTGTTTCCATGACTTCGTCTTATCCGTGGAATAATAAAATCCCGGCTGACTCATACGAGAGTTCTCGGAAGGGTTAAATACATAGATTTCCTCTGTGTCATACCCAACAGTCATTCCATGAAAATCAATTTCTCCGTATAAATCAAGTTTTTCTATTGTTTTACCCTTATCCGTACTTCGGACTATTCCAAGCGGGTTTGCTAGATCTGAATTTGGCGCAGGGTGTCCACTACTATAAAAACCATCTTTAAACATATTAAATCCCATGTAATCATGTTTCGCACCTTCTGTAGGGGTTGTCCACGATCCGTCTTTATAAACTCTTAAACCATCATGTGCCGGAACAAATAGTTCTTCTCCGTCACTTGTGTACCCAAGACCATGAATATGCGTGAACGTTACCTTATCTTCACCATTTACGTTAACCGCTATTAAAAAGAAAACCACTACTACAGAAGCCAATATGGATCCCCATTTATAGAGGCTATTTCGTTTTCGCATTGCAGTATGTTTTTCACGATTTGATTTGTTTTTCAAATTCATATATTTCATTTTGGTCTTAGCAGTGATAAATAAAGTGAGGAAAATTGCAAGTAATAAAAAAGAAATTATTAAACCATAACTCCAATAATTAACTGCAGTTTCACTAGCATGTTCTTCACTTCCATGGGCAAGTGCTCTCAATGGAACGATTAATAAAATGATACCTGTAAATAACAATAAAACTAATTTTTTCATTCTTTTACTTTACACTCCTTGACATAATTTTTAGTCGCCCAATAGTACTCAATAATGTTAAAGAAAGTATGGGCTTGTTAAAAGCCTGTAAATCCATTGAAAAAGTTGCTAGCCAAAAATGAGGTTAACTTTGTCAACAAATCAAAAAACAAGAGAATCCCCATAAAGATCATGGTCCCCCCGCCAATTTTCATCATTAAGCGATTGTGCCTCTTTATCCATCTCATCTTTCCAATAAAGAATGACATGATAAAAAATGGAATGGAAAAACCAAGTACATATGCAATCATATAAAACAAGGCTTGATCGGGATTTGAAACTCCTAAGGTAATTACTCCTGCAAGTATTGGACCCATACATGGTGTCCAGCCAGCAGCAAAGGCAAAGCCAATAACACTTGATCCTAGATAACCGGATGGCCGGTCTTTAAATGTCATTCTTTTTTCCTTCATCATAAACGCAGGTTTATATACACCCATAATAACTAGACCAAGAGCAACCAATAACACCGCACCCAGTTGCCGTATTAAATCTCCGTAGCTGGTGAATAGAGTACCTAACAGCGAGGTAGAAAAACCTAAAGCGATGAATATGATCGAAAATCCAATTAGAAAAAAGATTGTGTGGAGCAACGCCCGTTTTTGCAGCATTCCTTTTTCATTTTTTATTTCATCAACTGACATACCTGTTATATATGATAAAAAGGCAGGGTATAAAGGTAGGCAGCAAGGCGATACAAACGATAACACTCCAGCCGCTAGTGCCAAAAGTAAATTTACATCTTCCATTACCATCCCTCATTATTTTAATTTATTTTTAATCTCTTTCCCAGGATAATCTACCAAGACTATTAACCATTATATGTTTTAATTGTGAAGAAACTGTGATGTTTTGCGTATTATTAGAACAACAAATTTTACTTCTATTATTGTTATTTATTTCATAGATTCAGTTAGAGGTGAAAATTGATGAAGAACAAATATACGAAAGATAATAATCCA
This Virgibacillus phasianinus DNA region includes the following protein-coding sequences:
- a CDS encoding response regulator transcription factor yields the protein MKSRILVVDDEWNMRNLIKIYLTKENAQIDEAKDGNEALKMVEERPYDLMVLDIMLPDIDGWEVCSRIRKTKQMPILMLTARSDVKDRVQGLTIGADDYLVKPFAPEELAARVNALLRRNTIKNMETEHTLRFEGILINSENREVLVNGVSIELTPKEFDILSTVAKQPKRVFTREIVLDKIWFQHEFRDLRAVDTHVKNIREKLRKAGLPYNPIKTVWGVGYKFGTPEDHT
- a CDS encoding F510_1955 family glycosylhydrolase, translated to MKKLVLLLFTGIILLIVPLRALAHGSEEHASETAVNYWSYGLIISFLLLAIFLTLFITAKTKMKYMNLKNKSNREKHTAMRKRNSLYKWGSILASVVVVFFLIAVNVNGEDKVTFTHIHGLGYTSDGEELFVPAHDGLRVYKDGSWTTPTEGAKHDYMGFNMFKDGFYSSGHPAPNSDLANPLGIVRSTDKGKTIEKLDLYGEIDFHGMTVGYDTEEIYVFNPSENSRMSQPGFYYSTDKTKSWKQAELAGLEGQAGTLAAHPTKKGVVAIGTDQGVFLSENHGNQFEKLSVSGAVSAVSFGHKNNLLVATKTDKMNLFQINLSTNETVELNVPDLGEDAITYFKQNPVNSNEFVFATNNRDIYMSSDKGNTWNQRVDEGVAISH
- a CDS encoding cytochrome c biogenesis CcdA family protein, translating into MEDVNLLLALAAGVLSFVSPCCLPLYPAFLSYITGMSVDEIKNEKGMLQKRALLHTIFFLIGFSIIFIALGFSTSLLGTLFTSYGDLIRQLGAVLLVALGLVIMGVYKPAFMMKEKRMTFKDRPSGYLGSSVIGFAFAAGWTPCMGPILAGVITLGVSNPDQALFYMIAYVLGFSIPFFIMSFFIGKMRWIKRHNRLMMKIGGGTMIFMGILLFFDLLTKLTSFLASNFFNGFTGF